ATAAATGTTTAACAATAATCCTATAAGGAAAAAAACAtgttgaataataataatatttatatttttggatAATAATCAACAATTGAAACTTTGTAATCTCATAATAATTTATACAATAATAAtacttataattaatttaataataataataataatatatatatatatatatatataacaattaaaTAAGATAAAAAGTGAGTGAAGAggtgataattaattttaatcagtAAAAAGAtgttaattattaaccaattaaTAAAGTAAAAGAACATTAATTAATAactaattattaattataataaatgtgTGTTATTTATTAGGGTGTTCTTTTTAGTATGTTGAGGTTTTTTTTAGCCAACCGTTTTAATTTTCCATTTGCTTTGGCAAAGAGAAAAAGGGTATTCATAAATGGTGTATGCAAGGCATGGGCTCCCACACTTGAGGTCaaaataaaacatcaaatttgTCAACACTTCATATTTAAAACAAAGTTTCAAGTAGAAGACAAAGCGTTCGGTTGCAGTTACTTCCACgaggaaatgaaaaaaaaaaaagaagagatatGGTTACATGTGTTCCCACAGTGTTTTTAACTTATTTGAAACCACTCACTCCCCACTACCTAATCTTCGGAGGCTGTCCACTACATTGTTTTGTGTTTCTTATGCAAAGTCTTTATTTTatcaacaacaaaatacatgGCCATTGACCAAACTAATGTCGCAATAGCATCTAGGTAGCTaggtttatatttatattatttggaTATGAGATGAGTGTGAGATCAGAGTTTGTATGCAATATGAATGTGTTTAAAATTTTGATACCTAAACTaggtttttttttcaatttaatatataaatatgtcaaatttttttacttaaattaatatttaaggtAAATGACTTGAATCAAATTTgaattatgagatgaatgttAGGTATTAACTTGAACTAAAAAGCGAAATTATGATACCTAACTAGCCCtaatatttaaattcaaaatatatatttaacttatatatttataaagtATTTTGTGACATATATCTAAAAGAATCATATCTTATATATCATTTACAAAATATAACAAATACTAATATTTCAAAAAGGGTTTATATTGGGAAATTAAATTTTGTAGTTGGTTGCATCAAATAATTCACTGTCGGATGATGCATTAATTGTGGGgaagtcaaaatttttgaattaaaaggAGAATGACAAAATGATCAAATGATTAAATTTCGAAAGGCAATAAAAACAGTAATTTTACATTCTATCTATAtctcttttttattttaacaCACGTCAATGTTCGTCATGATAACCTCAAACACAGTGGGTCATTTATAACTGTTGGTTGCCAGTTTTGTACACCCTAAATTGAAGCAACATGGTCGTCCCACGTCTACATGCATATTCCCCTATTTCATATTACTTCAATTTACACCCTTTCTTTTTCAACACAATTCTAGAGAATGTACTATTTGAGTTTTTCAATCAAAATCTTGAGTTTTCATTACAAAACACCATACATTAGTTattagaaagaagaagaaaaaaagaaggcGGCAAAAAAAAATTGTTGCAGTGCTGCAGAGGATGTTATTCTTTGCAAATATTAATTATTGTTGAGATCAATCCGTATAAAAATTAAGATAATAAAAATAGAGAAGAACGAATACATATATTTTACGTGAAAAGTCTTTTAAGAGGGAAAAATCACGAGCAAAAGAAGTTCCGGCTTTTCACTAATTGAGTAAACAAATGAGAGTGATAAACCTAGATATACTAAATGTTAATTACTCAAAACTCTAAATACAAAAATTCAAAATCCCAAAGAGCAAACCGgtaaataaaatcctaaatctcATAGGGCACTTAGAAAATGGGTGTAGAATATTTTCCATAATTACCACGAAATTCTCATCAAAATTCATATACGACTACATCTTGTCACCCTCAAAGAAAAGCCATTTTTTTTATTGGCATATCAAAATAGTATTATATAAAGCTCCTTTAAATAGGCTAAGATTAATAATCAGAATCTAATTGGAGAAGAAATCCTACTGAAAGTCTAAAACACGATTACCAAATAAGAAAACACATTGTGCTGTCACAACATTCTATTTGCCTCGTCCCGAAATCGTTCCTGTTTTGACCTTTCTTCGATTACTCGTGGATTCCATATCCTACAACTATTGTAAGTAAATTTGGTTTTtggagaaaaaataaaataattataaaatagagaaaagatgGAGCTTTGTGATTGGATATTGGAGCATAAAATCTGTGTTCACACCATGTAGTAGAAAATATGCTTGCTGACCATGTGTATTGACAGAAATTAAGACCCTAACTAATTttgaaaaaacaaaacaaaacagcaTTGAAGGAGTCCATGCAGATGTATTATACTGCGGGAGTCATGATTTGACTGATTTAAACCCATTTTTTTACCACTAAAACTTTTTAAAACATTGcatatattatttaattgaagTTATTTCATTTTGTTGATGCAAGATATATATGAAATTGGTACAtataaagtttttaaaaataatttcatttaatttatataaaaataatttacaattaaaatAGAACATGATAATAAAATGTCTACATAACTGTTAGAAATTGTATGACCTGAATTTTGttatttgttaaaaaaataaatacagTGATAAAATAAGAGAATTTGTGGGGACGAAAGGTCGAGGACCATAGCTCGCCACAGATTTCCATTAAACACAAAACTGGACTGGGGTTACGATCGGGGTCTGCCCTCGCGGTACAGACCATACAACACAAGTTGAATCTGTTTGAAATTATTATTCTTCTATTTGACTTTAATTAAAACAAGAtttttcaacctttaaatagatgtagtcgaaaGTTCTCTTGtattattcattttcatgtttctttTTCTAAAAAAGTTTTTAGGTATTGACTATGTTTATTGTAACAACAACATCAAAGTGTGGAAAGATGAACTTGTATGGCATTAGGTGGAAAAAATgtagtaattaatatatatatatatattttgcggACAGAGAATCACCATGAAAGATTTAACAATCTTTTAAATATCCTGttgtttttatctttttaaaacgTAGTGCTTGCTTTTTAGTAACTTTTGAATTTCTAACATTTTCACCCAATatggatgaagaagaagatggacataaactggtgttttcaaatcaagatTATTAATTATTTCATCGTTAAATATTGTCATTATCAGTCTATAAGCCGATCCTTGcattaaggaaaaaaaattaacaaaaggaTCAAAAGTAGTTGAAACATTGTCTACGTAAATTCTGCCACTTCTTCATGCACACAAACCTCcactttaataatataaatataatatcacGGCTCATCTTATATTAAAGTAGTTGGCATGTATGctacatatttaaaaaaaaatattgttcGTATTGTTATTAATATAGGAGAATGTGAATTTAAATGTACTTAGCGTattatcttttatttataaaGTAAGAAAAAAATCATGAATAGTTCTAGACATTATATTAGATTTTTCGAGTGTAATTAACAAATACTTAGGATATTTTTTGTTCTATTTCTCCGTTTCTTTTatcaattatattttattaaatatattttgaatttaattaaattattgtcTAATTACTTTATTTGTAACTTTTATTAATAGATACACTTTCAAGTATGGGTTCAAATTCACACTTCAAATCGTCAAAAGCCGACAATTATTCTGTCTTTTCCGTTTTCTTACTTGAAACCTTTTTTATTTAGCCATCAAGTATACAATTATTAATTTTTCCTTTttacaaagtaaaaagaaaatcaCATTTTTAGCTCATCTTTTtaacttttttcttttgttttagtttATCTTTACGAAACGAAAATTCAAGGTGTAAAAATAAAAACACTTCTTCTTATTTAtggctaaataaaaatatttaggtTCGAGTGTGTTAAAATacattatcttcttatttataaGTTGAGtaggaattataaataattttatttctaagcattgtgtaaaaaaataaatataatcaaaatttataataaaattatataaaaaatattacactaataataaattttaacatcCTCTCTCCCAaccaaaaaaattaaatggaATAGTAAATTGTGATAATTTATATTAAGTTGACTGCTCAGATGTCACTTAGTACGTAGAAAATCCAAGTCTCGTGAAGAAAATTAAGTCTTTTAAGTATACAtaactaaataattaattaattaacagaGAGTGTTTTTATTGGTTTAGTGTATCTAATTTTGTCTAtatatacccttataattcacaTTCACATTCCACAAAATTTCTCAAACATTTTCTTACTTTCCAATACATCCCAGTACAagttttttagatcaagaaagtaGTGGGTTTTGCTgggtttctttctttcttttttttaattttaaagaaaGAGAAAATTATGGGGAATTGTATGATGAAGACATTGGGATCAAGGCCGCAtctggaagaagaagaagaagaagaagaagagattgGTGAAGCAGCTTCAACTGATTATAAGAAGGAAAATGAAGGGAAGAAAAGCAGCATAAAGGTGAAGATAGTTCTTACAAAAGAGGAACTAGACTTGTTATTAGTGAAGCTGAAGAACAAGGGCAATGGTGGGAAGAGCTTAGAGGAAATTTTGGGTGAAATAGAGAAAGCAAGATCTGAGAAACTTGACTCTTCATGGAAACCTTCGTTGGAGAGTATCATGGAAGACGACGGTGTCATTAATTCATGAAACTTTCAATCCCTTTTCTGTAAATTaccctctctctcttttttttttttttacattcatATACTATTATACTTGCGTAACTCGATGACAAAGTATTTACCAGACTCTCccccaccctttttttttttctctggaTCTTTGGCATTGAGCGATGTATCTCTGCGTTGCTTAGCCTTATTAGGAgttttgtttttataaaattaatgcaTCTTTTATGTCTGCATGGTTGCCACTTCAATCatctgaaaaaaaaaaggttcgCTTGAAGATTGAGTGATGAAATTCTTGTTTTGGGACTGTATATATATGGAGTGTGAAATTAAGAATGTCGTTTTAATTTTACCTTACATGCAAATCTTATTGTTTTATAACACTTATCTTCAATCCTGTTCTGTTTATAGTGATAATAAACCTATTTGATCACAAATTAACAGACTAATTAACTCTGTAAAACCCTTTTCTTTTTGGTTCCAAAAAATTTATGAACATTGTTTAAAAAGGATCAGATCACTGTTTGTGGACCCCTTAGAAAAAATGGCGACTTTCTTCAAGTACTATTCATCGTCGGAAAGAAAAAAGGGAGAGAAGGAATTAACATAACTATATTTACACATATAATCATGAGCGGAAGATGTAACAGATGCTAGTCTAAAGCCGTGCTCCAAAAAAGAAAGTGCAAGGATTCGGTCTAATCTAATCCATCCAACTGCcggttcatttttattttattttgttttggaatatgaggaaattagaaaaaaaattgcatttaaaacattataaacatatttaaataGCAATAAGGGAAAATATTTAgtgtaaaatttgtaaatttcacAAACGAGCTATTTGACAAATATTTTATAAgaatatttcaaatatttaaaaAACAACACATTACAATTTTTTAAAGTCatttgtgaaataaaagaaatacaCTAATAGTATCTGAAATACTTAAtcaaacaataataacatgaatatcaattttatattattgattaaattaaaaattaaaaatataaaatatgatcaaaatttataatgagattgtttaaaaagaattaaaacatCAACAAAATTACTTATATCAATTTATTCATTGAAagccgattgagtcttaactcagtTGGTATCGATATTGTTGTCAATGCAAGATAACGTGAATTCGAGTGTGTTAAAGTATATTATTCTCTCATTTAAGAGTAGGGAAGgggttataaataattataagtatTGTATCAATAGGACAAAGGCTAATAATTATGATGTTCCACTTTTATAAAGTAAATAACAAAAttgtaaattcaaaaattttcaggGGAATTTGGGCCAATTAATTAATGAATATAaggtaatttttttcaaattgggcCAAATTAAAAGCTTAAAAAAATAGTTCTATCAAATTGGGCAAATCCAATCTTAATTGAAAATCCATGTCAGAAAAAAAGTCGAGTGTAAAAACTAAATTTGATATTGAAGTTGTTTACGGCATCCCCAAGTTAATAGGAACTAAATTTAATTAGCAGATGGAATTAATTTCATGTACCATCTTTAATTTCTAACATTTGGCGGTGTCTTAACCTTATAATTATGGATTCCCTGAATCAATAAAAAGTAACGAGGAATAGTTCCTATTAATTCTTAGATTAAGAAATTGCATAGTCGAGAACGAATAGAAAAATAAGAAGCGAAAACATAAAGGACAATTGTATAACCCAAAAATACAGTCTTGCGGGAGGACAATTGTTATGCGTCACTTAAACTGTACATGTGACACTACCAAAAGGTGGTAAGGTACATACCGATTATTTTAATAATTGGGCCAGTGTCCATAAAGTTAACCCTTGATTATTTTGTTCAACGGTGCGTTTGTTTTACTTCCACGAAGACGCTGTCGTTTAGTATAAAGTAGaaaatcaattttaatattttcgcTCTCTTTTTCCTTCCTGAAACATCGCCGCCTACTTTTCTACATAACGAGAAATCTCTGAAACCGGAGAATCATTCTTAATTGGAAAATCACCGTCAAACTTCTTTGAGAAAATTCCCATTGTaccaaaaaggaaaaagaaaaatgggcCTAGCGCAAGCGATGAAGAGAATCCCTCGCATCAAGTTTCCTCAAAGACACCCCAAACCTTCTGGTATTCTTCTTTATATCCATTGACCCCTTCTATATCTCATCTTTTGTGTTTTCTTTGCTTTTGATTTCTTAATGTATTGTTAAATCTCATTCTGCCTTCTCTTTAATATGTTTTTTATGGTTTTCTCTATATCTGCATGTTTAACTGAAAGGGGGGATGTTTTTTGCTGAATCTGTAAACGCAAGTCAAATTGTTGTAAAAACTGTTTGCGATTGCAATTAATGGATGTTggtgaaaaatgtgaaatcaaATCGATATTTGCAGATTCTGGGTTGCAGGCTCAGGTTGCAAGCAAAACTGGCGATGGTGATCTAACTTTCTTCTCTAGTTCTAAGGCTCCTGCAACTGTGGGAGGCAAAGCTTCTCTTCAACCCAAAAGAACGGCTGTTTCCAATGAGGAAATTGAGGCTATTTTGGTATGTAATCCGTCCTCTTTCGTGATGTTTTCAGGatttaaatctttttttttttttttttacattggaCATTTATGTTGACCTATGTTACCTGGAGTTGTTTCATACTTGTAACATCATATCGCTAACCTAGATCTGAAATCCTTGTTGAGCCCATGTTGGACATTAAggaaaatgaaagttttgggtaGATGTTGACTGCATTATATGTGTTAGGATCACTAACCTTGCTTATAAGAGATCAGTTGGACAGAGAATTTGGCGCTTAAGTCAACTTCATCCTTTGAAACCGTGGTGCATTAAAATGCATCAAATGCTTATGATCTAAGTTTTGTGATCTCTACTGGAGAAGAAATTTATCTTGTAATATCATATTTGAGCAATAAGAACTGTTGCCAGTTTATGTTGACCTATATTACCTGGAGTTGTTTCATATCTTTGAAACATCATACCACGTACCTAGACCTTAACCTGTGCAGAACACATGTTTGACATGAATACTTCagggaaaatgaaaattttgggtagATGTTGACTGCATTATACGTCTTGGGATCGCTAACTTTACTAGCCATAGTGCATTAAAATGCAGCAAACGTGTATGAACTAAGTGTTGTCATTGGGAGAAGAATTTTTATCTTGTACTGATATATTTGAGCAATAAGAGGGGTTGCCAGTTGGGTTTTATTTATGGAAAAACATACTATAACAGTCTGTGATTCTCAAAAAGAAAATCACTAACAAATTTCGATGATTCTCAAAAGAAATCACGGACAAATTTCAGCCACTAACTTCTAGGAAATAACTTCTTAAATAACTGGTTAAATAACTAAAGGGTGAATATCGGGAGGAATATGGACTCAATAGTATTTGTGATTTGTTAGGAACCTCACGGATTGTGAAGAAAGTTAAATCCTTTGGTTATGTGCATGAATTAGTATTGTATGTTTCCCTCTTTATTTTGATGTGCACATGCTTATGAACTATTGGTTTTTGATGTGGCCCTCTTTGTTCTTTTATTCTTTTGTGTGAAATGGATTCAGTCTTGCTCAGTGCTTAAAATTAACTTATTGAGCATGTACTGGAGGAATGGTTTTTCTCCCACTTCCTCTGTTTTAGCTTGCTAGACATCTGTTAATCCTTTTTTGGCCCTCTTGGCAGTTGGGTGGATGTTTCTGATCATCTGATGGAGTTTCAACAGGGAAGATGATTTCATGGACTTCTAAATGTTCTCATTCTTTTTTCTTATCGCAATATTGGAGCTTCGATTTTCAAATGACATTGGTGTGCTGTAAAACTAATAGGAAAGGGGACAAACACCATTTTTAATGAATAAACACAGAAAATCAAATGAATTATggcttctttttttttccttctcatTCATGTTTTGTATattttaagtacttaattaatattGGTTTGTGATGTTTGAAGTATCTCTGCCTGTGATTGATTCCTAACTAAGCTTAAAGAGTCAAAACCGCTCATAATTCTTACCTTCCATACACGAGAGTTGAGACAGATATCTTTTTGGATCCTTGTCTATCATAGCTTCAAGAACAGCAGATTTAGGATTCTTCGTCGCAAGGTCCAAAATTGTTGAGGCAAATTGTGAACTTTTCCACCAGTGAGCCGCTGCGATACATGTAGGATAGGTTGTTAAGAGTCTGGTGGTTTTAGTTTCTTTGTGGCAGCAAGTCCGGCAGTACTTTCTGCCACCCGGAGATTCTCTAGCGAGCCCCATAATTTCATTTCCGGAAGCATCTTCTGGAACTAAGAGAGTTCAGTGCTGTGCCACAAACTTTCTTCATCTCTAGTTGCAAGTGATGATGAGGCTTCTGCTACGTTTCTCTGAGTTCAATATCTATCGCCTTTTCTCCATGGCAGAGCCCCCTATCACCCATGATCTGACAAGTCAATCTTGCCAGAAAAAGCTTTTAGGATGTTTTAACAACTGGGAATACTAATCACAAACCATCCCGCAATGGACGGTGTACATTTAGTACCAACCACTGCAAATCAAAACAATGAATAATTGAATGGTCCACCGGTGGACCGAACCCCATCATTATTCATCCCTACCTCTTTAtcattaatttgtaaaaatacaaattcaatcaTTATCAGTTATATATTAGTTATATATTCAAAATATATAAGATAATACCCTCACCAACTGATTCAATTCTTCTGACATAATTTGAACTCTTCTACTTTTATAATGGTATTAATAGATATAAATTAACAACACCTTTAATTGCTATCATTAAATCGAAAACTTCGTTTTTTTTCAAACAATGTTTCCCTAGTTTAGATTGTATGATcaagtaaaaatgaaaaaaaaaattgtctcatcatTTTAATGTTCAATTAACTCATTGTTAAAGagattaaattatatcaaattgaAGTAGATAGATCAATTGATTCTTAAATTTTAAGAAAGTAAAGAGATTAAAGCTAATTAGATCAACTCATATTGATTAGTATTGGGAAAATATTTTCCGACACCCTTTTTACATGTTTTGTATATGTGTACATATATATTTTCTGCATTGAAGGTAAAGAGTAAGAGActgaatttgaaatttatttcaaCTGAAGATTTGAAATTATGCAAAATATTTGTCTTATGTTTAAgtcaattatttatttttatattacaaATTTGAAGAACGAGACAAGTTGGAGTGAAAATGCAGTAAAAGGTTGGTGCTTAGATGGCGAAATGGCTAATAAATTATGTTTGTAAGGATTTTGGTGAGTAATTATTTAGACCCCCAGGCAACTAAATATATGAGTCTTGATTATCCTTTAACAAATATTCAACAACACTAAATCATTATATTTTGTTAATTTCTGTCGACTTAATAGCACatttaactttttttaaaaaaaatattatgccAATGATCTTAAGAgcaccaaaaacaaaaatattaactaaaattAGATATAGAgaagtttttctttttattatatcaagTAACTATAGAGAAGTTTTTCCTTTTAAGCAAAGAATATTAATTTTAAGCAAGGAGAAAACAGAGGATAACACTTTTCTAATGAATGTTTTAAAACATTTCTTGAAGTCATCAAGTTAGATAAATTGGTATTTTCAATGTatattaaaattcattaaaaatattaatatatacttttaaaatttataattaattacgtTAACTCAAAATAAAAGTGATACTTTTTTAACattttttctcaatttttttaaatattaattatatatacttttttttaatattatttttaaaagtatttatagttcttattaattttaaataagagAATATTACGTTTGTTAAAGGCCTACGCTGACATCATTGAGTAAATTAATGCCAAATGTGTAATCCACCACAAGACAACGGATGGATAATCGACAGATATAATTGGGACATGACAGCCGCATTATCCTAATCTAACCCTACCttacaaaacaataatttttgttttgctctttatttattttttatgagcaaaaaggaaaataaagaaacaagCAGGGGGTATGATAGTCTTTTTATATATCAATAAGATCAAAACTGGAAGAAACAACTCGTCAGACCGGTAATGGTTAGAAGAGGAGTCGAAACAGAACACAAAATCCTCTTTCCACTAGTAAATACAGAAAAGGAAaggtctttctttctttttaaatcaaaTCATTGTCGAGCTTGTCCTTTGTTTTTCGACTCTTGCTGCTTGTACAAATTCAAGAGATCAACTTTTCTGTAAGCTCTGCAGAACCTTGGTTGTTACCTTATTTtcatatgattttgattgatggttttttttttttttgagtttcttCTTCTGGGTAGCTTTTTTTAGTTGTTGGTTTAGCTGTTGATTCTGGGTTTTCACTTCTTTTTTATGGGAAATATTTTTCTAGTTGTTTAAGCTGTTAGTTATGGTTTAATTGAACCACTTTTGGTATTATATAAAGAATTAATGGGAATTCAAtggtttgattttttttcttcttgttcaTGGAAACCTTGTCCCTGTTGCATATTATGTTGGCCAAGTAATTTGTGGTTAGGACTTAGGAAAATGATAGAGCTTTAAGGAATTTTAATTATATGAAGTCTGACTGATGATTATATTGTGATTTTTCTGTCTTTTCTTGGCTGATATATTCCCTAAATGTTGTCAATTTTCATGTGTAGGCACCTTGTAGTTTACTAGAGATTTAGCTAGTTGACAAGTAGGGTTATGATGGACCTGAAATCTtatatgtttttatgtttttaaggtcATACGCTTGCTTATTCTTCCAAAAGAACTCGAATCCCcttttggaaattaatttgctTATCACTTAGACTTCAGTCTTCATACACCAGCTTTTCTGGAATATTGTCTCGGGTTGTAAAGCCTTCTGAATAACTCAGTGACTAGAGCACTTATTAACAAACTCTGGACTTGGAAGCTTGTTAATCTCATCTTAAGCTTGGTTGAACTATACGAGTATGATTGCAATTTTTGGTTTTATTGGTAATAAGTTTGTACATCCTACTATAGTGAATATAACTTTATGGATGACGGTTTTGGGAAGATCAAGGTGATTCCAGATCATTTTCAAGTCTCAACTCCTCCCAGTGAGGATTCTCTTCAAAACAGAAGTTCACCTGATTCACAACCAAGTACTGGAAATTCTTCGAGGTATTACTTTCTGAAGGTGAAAAAGAGAATAATGCATTAAGGATTTCTAGTTCATATTATCTCAATATCTGTTGGTTCTTGCTTTAGGATAGGTCCCGTAGCAGTTTATGGTCTCGGCGAAAATTGAGAAGGGCTGCATTCATGTTGAATCTGTTCAGTTTACGTGGGTTGCCATGGAGTGGTGCTGATGGTCAGGAAAAGGTTCATATACTATCCTCTTTGAATTTTTCCGTTTGGTTTTATCGATGTTGAGACCTCTCTTATCACCAGAACTTTTATTTTCATTGACAGGTTCAATTGACTGCTGCAGAGTTGGAATCACTAAGGTCGGAACTTGCCGATATAGAAGAGAGAGAAGCTCACTTGAAAGCTCAGTAAGTAACAATTGAATCTTGATTTTTGAACCATGACTATATACGTGTGTCCATCATAATTTAATGTAGTGGAAGGATGATATTTAACAGTTTGAGCCATTAATGGTCTCTGAACCATTGATGTAATATTGAGATTTGGATTCAGTATTTCTACATTTCTTTTCATTGATGTTTCTGTTTTTTGCAGGTTGGAACATATCGATGAAATTTTGCGGTCAGCACGTCTTTCTGGCTATTTGTACATACGAAGTGTATGAATTGCTCTTCTTGCTACTTCATATTTTGTTCACGCATTGCTACTGTTCCAGGTAATGATTTTTCTATGTATTTTTCATTCCCAGAGGTGGACAGCGTTACCCGGAGAACCTGCTCCTATTGACGATATAGATGTTGACGACTGGCTTCCTAGATTCGTTGTTCTTCATGGCCAATGTATATTCTTCTATTTATGCTCCACAGGTAATTAGCCTTTGATGTATACtccttatttttttcttttttactatAACAAATTGCAATATGGAAAATGACATAAAAGTTGTTGAAATTTCAAATTCGAGATGATCAAGCAATTTTTTATTTGTTCTCTTctttaatgaacacatcattaaGTTTAAAATGAAGTATGGTCTAGAGTGATCACTAACAATAAAGGATTGATTCAATAGGCTGGTCGAATGTAAACACAGCATGGGCTGGTGGATCATAAACATTACTTGCTGATAAACTTCTTAATTTATACTTTGCAGATTTGAGCCCTCAAGATTCCACACTTCTGTCCGATGTTGTTGAAGTTGGTCCTCTGCCAAACTTTATAAGAGAAGGTGAAGGAACACAATATTCCTTTTATATATTAACTCGTCAAGGACTGCGTTACGAGTGTTCACATGTTTCTGAAGTACAGGTATAGTATACCTTGTGTACTCAATATGCATATATCAAAATACAATGTTTTAGACGAGTTTTTTGCATTTAGTTCTGCCATTCTAAACTCGTAGAATTCTCTTGCTCCGATTTCTTAAGTTTGTGTGTTCTCAAAATCAAATTTGACTTTGAttgttttctctcttttcctaggTGGACACATGGTTATCAGCTTTGCGGACAGACTGCAAGTTGGGTTCTGATGTTGAAGTCCCAAATGGTTCCTAACATGTGTTAGGGGTTCTTCTGTTAACAGTAACTCGGTTAGAGCTTATGCTACCCAGGTTCCTTATTTTTCTTGAGGTATCTATGTCCGATTCAAACATGTGTTCGGTCAATGATTCTCCAAACATTCGAAACAAATTGAAAATTATCTGTATTTGATACTTGTCCCAAGTTCTTGTGACATAGGTT
This window of the Gossypium arboreum isolate Shixiya-1 chromosome 12, ASM2569848v2, whole genome shotgun sequence genome carries:
- the LOC108478825 gene encoding uncharacterized protein LOC108478825 translates to MGNCMMKTLGSRPHLEEEEEEEEEIGEAASTDYKKENEGKKSSIKVKIVLTKEELDLLLVKLKNKGNGGKSLEEILGEIEKARSEKLDSSWKPSLESIMEDDGVINS
- the LOC108479317 gene encoding uncharacterized protein LOC108479317, encoding MVRRGVETEHKILFPLVNTEKERSFFLFKSNHCRACPLFFDSCCLYKFKRSTFLEYNFMDDGFGKIKVIPDHFQVSTPPSEDSLQNRSSPDSQPSTGNSSRSRSSLWSRRKLRRAAFMLNLFSLRGLPWSGADGQEKVQLTAAELESLRSELADIEEREAHLKAQLEHIDEILRSARLSGYLYIRSRWTALPGEPAPIDDIDVDDWLPRFVVLHGQCIFFYLCSTDLSPQDSTLLSDVVEVGPLPNFIREGEGTQYSFYILTRQGLRYECSHVSEVQVDTWLSALRTDCKLGSDVEVPNGS
- the LOC108477296 gene encoding uncharacterized protein LOC108477296; this translates as MGLAQAMKRIPRIKFPQRHPKPSDSGLQAQVASKTGDGDLTFFSSSKAPATVGGKASLQPKRTAVSNEEIEAILLGGCF